A region of the bacterium genome:
AGCGGCCGATGATGATGCCGTCGGCGTTGATCTCGTAGTCCAGCAGCGAGCCCACGGTGTGGCCGTCGGCGATCGTCTGCAGGGTCTCGTTGGCGGCGTACTGCGTGAGGCCGCTGAGGCCGCCGAACTGGCCGGCGTCGATCTGCAGCGTGATGGGCAGGGCCCCGGTCGTGCCGTCGGCCTGGGGGCGGAAGGACAGCCCGCCCGCGTCGTCGGTGTAGCGGAAGGCGATGATCTCGCCGGTCTCGGCGAAGCTGGCCGTGCCGGTGTTGCCGCTGACCATCACCTCGTCGCCCTCCATCTCGGCGACCCAGTTCCACTCGTTGCGGCCGATCACCTTGCTGAAGGTGAACAGGACGTTGTGCACGTCGCCGAGCGAGTCGTAGACGGTGGCCGAGGCGGTGAACTCGCTGCCGTCGTCGGCCTCCTGGGTCTCGACGAAGCCGAACGAGGTCTCGAGGGTCGGGTTGACCTCGCCCACCTCGCGGATGTCCACCTGGCCGAGCGAGTTGTCGATGCCGACCTCGCCGCTCATGACGATGTGCCCGTCGGCGTCCAGGCTCACCGGCGAGGTCGAGATGCCCAGGGCGATCTGCAGCCCGGTCATCAGGTCGCCGAAGGTCGTGGCGGCGTCCACGGACATGGTGTTCGAGGGCGCCTGGTGCTCGCCCACCGAGCCGCCGATCATGATCGTGGTGCTCGGGTTCGTGGGCGACACGTTCAGGCCCAGGGACTGGCCGCGGCTGTTGTAGACGGCCGTGAGCAGGTCGTCGGTGGTCGCCGCGGCGCGGATCTGGCCCGCCGAGCGCGTCGCGTCGTAGGTGGTGCCGGACTCGCCCGGGCCGATGCTCGGGCTGAAGCGGAAGGACTGGTTGAAGTCGAGGCGGCCGGGGATGGTCAGCTGCAGGTTCTGCAGCGACGTGGCGGCGCTGGTGTTGCCCAGCGAGATCGAGCCGTCGGCGGCGATGCTGACCGCCACCTCGCCCGGTGCCACGTCGGGCAGCGACTCCAGCGAGGTTTGGATCCAGGCCGCGAGCTCGGCCAGCGTGGTGCCGTCGGTGCCGACCTCGAAGGCCGGCAGGTTCAGCGTGTTCGAGCCCGAGGCGCCGGTCACCAGGCCGGTCAGCGAGATCTGGTCGTTGGCGATCAGGCCCATCGCGCCGCCGCTCTGGCCGTAGAGCGCGGTCAGCAGGTCGGTGCCCGCGGCCGCGGCCATGAAGTGCGACGACTCCATGATCGTGCCCTGGGCCTCGGCGTCGGAGTTCAGG
Encoded here:
- a CDS encoding flagellar hook-basal body complex protein; this encodes MLRSLYSGITGLSANSIALDVIGNNIANANTVGYKSSRVTFREMLTQTVRPSQRPVSGSRGGVNAQQVGLGSSVASIDSRFTQGHLETTGLVNDLALQGDGFFVLSDGAGRYYTRSGAFGLDANNNFVDPSTGLHLQGLMADDNGVVQAGAYEDLYLDPGRTVPALSSTSVRLFGNLNSDAEAQGTIMESSHFMAAAAGTDLLTALYGQSGGAMGLIANDQISLTGLVTGASGSNTLNLPAFEVGTDGTTLAELAAWIQTSLESLPDVAPGEVAVSIAADGSISLGNTSAATSLQNLQLTIPGRLDFNQSFRFSPSIGPGESGTTYDATRSAGQIRAAATTDDLLTAVYNSRGQSLGLNVSPTNPSTTIMIGGSVGEHQAPSNTMSVDAATTFGDLMTGLQIALGISTSPVSLDADGHIVMSGEVGIDNSLGQVDIREVGEVNPTLETSFGFVETQEADDGSEFTASATVYDSLGDVHNVLFTFSKVIGRNEWNWVAEMEGDEVMVSGNTGTASFAETGEIIAFRYTDDAGGLSFRPQADGTTGALPITLQIDAGQFGGLSGLTQYAANETLQTIADGHTVGSLLDYEINADGIIIGRFSNDTVQTLGQIGLARFSNMQGLLRTEGNTFQVSGNSGLAVEGFAGGESDTFITSGALEGSNVDLTQELTNMVIAQRAFQANAKVITTGDQILQDIVSMVR